TCTCCAGGCCTCTGTTGAGACAGGCTCTTCGTGTACCCTAACCAACAGGGTCAGACAGATAATCGGAAGCTCGGGGGGAGACGGGGACGACCCTGACGACGACCCCAGACGCTCACGGAAAAGACCGCGCCGGGGGAGATAGTAGATTTCCGGCGGAGTGCGATCTTTCGCTGGTTTAAAGGCGTATTGATCCCCTGTACTTATCTATAAGAATACCGTGCTTAGCACCTTCCAAGAGGCATTTCGTTTAGAGATATAATTGGATTCGTATGCTTATTGTGAAATAGAGTTTTCTAAAACCGTTGCGAGCAAAAATCCCTCTATTAAAATTCGCAATATAAATTATCCCTTTCCGAATCAACAGGTACTTTGAATAACAACAGGTTTAAAATTTTTTATCGGCATATTTTTTGTATCCCCATTGATTAAAAAACATTTTATATCGAATGGTTAGTGTCATGAATGCCACTGTGGGGTTTGAATCAGGCACGGCGCTTCAATCAATTACTTGACACGGATATTTTTATCAAAATACTATAGACTGCATGATGAAGTTAATTTCCCTTCTAATCCTGTCAGCATCGCTGTTGTTCGTAATTAATTGCGGTTCAAAAAAAGTGCCGAAAGAGATGACGGACGAACAGCTCTATGAGTCGGCAGTCGAGGAGATGACCGCGGACAAGGGCGGTTTCCCCTGGATATTCAGGGGAAGGGACTATGATTCGATCTTCGCGTATTTGAAGGAAGTACAGATAAGGTATACATACAGCCCTTATGCGGCGCTTGCGGAGCTCAGGACGGGAGATGTGTTTTTTCAAAGAGGTGATTACGAGCAGGCGGCAATCGAATACGAGGAATTCCTGAAACGTCATCCCGGCCATAAAGAAGCCCCGTATGCAACCTATCGTCTGGCCCTGTCTTATTATAAAGAAATCAGGAGCCCGGACAGAGACCCTACCTCCACGAGGCAGGCTCTCGAGTGGTTTAACACCTTCGTTGAAAAATATCCGGATTCCCCCCTTATCGCGGATGCCCGTGAAAAAATAATTAAATGCAGGAATAGACTCGCGAAACGTGAAATATACATAGGCAACTTCTATTCAAAGAGAGATAATTATAAAGCCGCCGCAGACAGGTATAAGATAGTAGTTAATGATTATAGCGATACGAACAGGTATGGCGAGGCTTTATATCTTATGGGAAGAGCGTACGCGAAATCAGACCAGTACGAGCTTGCCCGACAGGCTTTAAACAAGCTTGTTCTGGAATTGCCGAGCGACAATAAATACCACGGTAAAGCGAGCTCATTATTAAACGACATTCAGGGTAAAACAGCCCCGCCTCCCGAAAATACCGGGGAACAGGGACAGCCGCAGCAAGGATGAGATTAGCCGTCTGCTGCTCTGTCATAATTTTTACACTTCTTATCTCCTGCGGAAGCGGTGAAAACCGGGAGATTGAAGAAGCGCTCGACACAAGAACCCGGGCCTTTGAAACAAAGAACGCCGACCTTTATATGTCACTCATATCACCCGATTACAGGCAGGAAAAGAAAGGGAAAGTGGTAGGGGTGGACGGTATCAAGAGGAATTTTGAAAGTAACGTTACACTTTTCGACACGCTGGATGTTACAAACAGGGATAGAACTGTTTATACGCAGGGTGACAAGGCTGAGGTTGTACAGATTACCGATGTTTCTGTGACTCTCGTGGATAGCAGGACTTTTTATATACAGGCTTTTTCCGAAGCGGGCTCATCCTGCGGGATAAGCAATATGGTTTCTCAGAAAATCGAGTCTCCGGAGCCGCAACGGACGCCGACCCCCGGGGAAACCCCCGCTCCGGAACCCGCGCCATCCCCGGAAAGTAATATGGTTTTGACGCGCCTTGATCCCGGAGCGGCAGGCGGCATTAGCTCAATAACCCTCACCGGCGCAAAACCCGGTTCTACAGTTCACTTCAGATATTCTGAACGCAGTGGCGGCACAAGGTTATCCGGCGGTATCTGCGACGGGCAGGTTCTTGGTCTCAACAATGCACAGGCCCTGGGCGGGGGGTCTGCAATTGCCGATACCACGGGAACCGCTACTCTTTATGATATCTCAATACCGCCAAATACCGTAAGCAAAAGCAGGTTTAAATTAAATGAGAAAATCGTGCTGGCCAAAAAAGGAGGCAAATGGGTAATAGTAAAAGAATCCGACGCCGATTTTCTGGAAGGTTTTGTTTTCGGCGGCGGTAACTGATAAAAGTAATCTCGTCTTATAGACCGAACTGTTTTTCCACCTGTTCCTGCTCTTCTTTACAGCCAATACATAGCGTGGTTTCCGGTCTTACTTCGAGCCTGTCTTCCGTGATTTCTTCTCCGCAAAGCTCGCAAATGCCGTAGCTCCCGTCCTCGGTTTTTTGAATTGCCTTGCGGATTTTTTGTATTAATTTTCTTTCCCTGTCGCGTTTCCTCAATTCAATGGATCTGTTTGATTCCGAGAGCGCTCGGTCCAGGGGATCGGGGAACGTTCCGTCTCCTTCGCTCATTCTCGTGACCGTCTCTTCGGCGATGCCGAGCAATCCCGCCATTTTCTTTATTAGAACTTCCTTGAAGTGCCTGAGTCTCCGGTTATTCATGGAAAAATTATATCACCTATGGTAAACACTGTAAAACATTAAAAGCCGCCCTAAGTAGCTGCGGGCTGTCAGAGGTTAATTGCGATATTTCATGTCTCTACGGTTAGAAGTTGTGAAATATTTGGTTAATATTTACGGCATAATTCCAGTGTAGTAACCCGGAGGTACTATAATTGTTTAAACTTTCTCAACTTACGTTCGAAGTATCCGAAAATGCCGTCTCGTTGCTCTCGGATTTCCTGCTCGGATTGGGGTCCCAGGGGGTGGCCGAAGACATAAGGAAAAACGGCATGTACGAGTTATCCGCCTACTTCCCGATGGATGCCGATCTGGATTCCATTATGAAGAATCTCAGGGAGCACATCGCTTTTATCAATGACTCCATGCCGGGGACGCACGTCGGAGCTATCAAGGCGGAGCACATCGACAGATCAAGCTGGGAGGTCTGGAGGACGGTATTGGGCAAAGTAAGGGCCGGAAAAAGAATAGTTATCATTCCGCCCTGGGAGGAACACACCCCTTTGAGAAATGAAATTGTGATAGAGATAAATCCGTCGCTTGCCTTTGGGACCGGACACCACGAAACAACGAGACTATGCATAGTGGCCATTGAGGAGATTGCCGCAAGCGGGGAAGCGGGGAGTATGCTCGATGTAGGGTGCGGGAGCGGTATACTGTCGATTGCGGCCTCCAAGCTCGGCATTGAAAATATTGCGGGATTCGATACGGATCCTGTGGCAATCTCCGAGTCCAGAAAAAACGCATTGAAAAACTCGGTAGCAGATAGAATCAGATTCTTTTGCGGCCATATACAGAGCGCGGCAGGTGTGTATGACTTAATTGTCGCTAATGTCTATATGGAGCCTATATTCATGATGAGAGAAGAGTTTAAATCGAGGCTCTCTGAAGACGGAAAACTGGTTTTATCCGGCATTCCCCATATAAGAGGGGACGAAGCTGTAAGAGGCCTCGTTAAAGCGGGATTCATCCTGGATAAGGAATCAAGGGACGGGGATTGGGTGGCCCTTCGGTTCAGGCTCCGTTGATAAAAGGGCGCGCTGAAGTAAACTGTTAGCGAAACCAAGTATTTTTCATAAGGTGGTACTAATGTCCTCATTTAAAACAATAGAGTGGAAAGACGACAAGGTTGTAATGATAGACCAGACGAGGCTTCCCGGCGAGGAAATATATATCGAATGCGACACCTATGAAGATGTAGCGGAGGCAATAAGGAGCATGGTTATAAGGGGCGCCCCCGCGATAGGCGTCGCGGCCGGCATGGGTATAGCCCTCGGTGCCCTTAAAACCAGAACGAACGGCAGGGAGGAGTTCGTGTCAGAGGTGAAAAGGGTCTCCGATGTTATATTGGCGACAAGGCCGACTGCCGTAAATCTTTCCTGGGCTGTGAAGCGAATGCTGAGAACGCTTGACGAGGCTGAGGGGCCCGTGGAGCTTATGAAGGCAAAGTTGGTTGAGGAAGCGAAGGACATACTGGATGAAGATATCATGACCTGCCGTAACTTGGGGAAAGTAGGGGCCCGGCTGATAAAGGATAACGCGGTCGTGCTGACCCACTGCAACGCGGGCGCGCTTGCTACCGGAGGCTACGGTACGGCGCTGGGTGTTATAAGGGCCTCCAGGGAGGCGGGGAAGAATATAAGCGTAATAGCGACCGAAACGAGACCCTTTCTTCAGGGTGCGAGACTCACTGCCTGGGAACTTGACAGGGACGGCATACCCGTTTCATTAATCACTGATAATATGGTGGGTTACATGATGAGAAAGGGAATGGTTGACGCGGTTGTTCTGGGAGCCGACAGAATCGCCAGAAACGGCGATGTGGCCAACAAAATAGGGACTTATACAATCTCGGTGTTGGCGAAGGCCCATAATGTGCCGTTCTATGTGGCCGCGCCCCTTTCCACTGTCGATTATGAGTGCCCCGACGGGGGGCTGATACCTATAGAGGAAAGAAATATTAACGAGGTTACTCACATATCGGGCAAAAAAATCGCCCCCGACGTAAGCGTTTTCAATCCGGCTTTCGATATAACTCCGAATGAGAACATAAGCTCCATCATAACGGAGAAGGGCATAGCGGAAAGACCTTTCTCGGGAAGTTTGCAGGAGTTGTTTGAAAAATAGCTTTTACTGCCTTTCCAAATCTTCCTGGCATGAAAGACATAGTTTGGTGAAGGGCATGGCGGCAAGCCTTTCCTTATCGATTTCCTCTTCGCAGGATTCGCATATCCCGTAGGTTCCGTTCTCTATTCTCTTGAGCGCATCGTCCACAAGGGTCAGCTTCTCTCTTTCCCTATCCGCCAGCATCAGGGCCAGCTCCCTGTCCCTGTCGCTTGAGGCATGGTCGTAGAAATCACCTATATCATGTTTCAGATGGTCGGATTCGGCTCTCATTGACTGAGATACCTCTTTAAGCAGCTCTTTCCGCATCAGCAGCAGCATCTGCCTGATTTCTTCACGCCAGTCTTTTCTCGGCTTCTTGGTTGCTCTTTTTTTTGGGGTTGCCTTTTTGCTTTTTGCCATAATAATAAGGGAGTCTCCTTACCGTTTTAATTGTCAACAGCCATGCCGGTTATCGGTACTATCTATGCGAGTCCCCGGTTATCTTTCAAACACGCTGTTAATTACCTCAGATATTAAATAAAGGCATTATAAGCCTTATAAAAATATCGAACCGAAGGTGTATTAAGATAAGGCTATAAATACGTTTGTCAAGGGTAATTTTTCCACAAGGCAATTTTCAATTTATTAAAATATGACAGATTCTAAATACTGTGTTTTCAAGGATGGTCGCCTTGCTTAATGGAATATATAACTTAAAATAAGGTACTTTGAGTTGATTTCGCCAAAATGGAAAGACCTTTCTTGAGAGCTAGAGATTTATGGAGTACCAGAGCGGGGCTCATTCTTGCGATGGCGGGAAACGCTATCGGGCTGGGGAATTTTCTCCGTTTCCCCGTCCAGGCCGCTGAAAATGGCGGCGGAGCGTTCATGATTCCCTATATCATTGCATTTTTTATAATAGGGATACCTCTAATGTGGACAGAATGGGCAATGGGCAGGTATGGCGGCGCGAGGGGACACGGCACTGCTCCCGCTATATTCAATCTGTTCTGGAAAAGCCCTTTTGCGAAAATCATAGGCGTCTTCGGGCTGTGGATCCCCCTTGTAGTCGCAATCTACTACATTTACATTGAATCGTGGACACTGGGATACTCGCTTCATTTTCTTCTGGGCACAAGCCCGAAGCTGGCTCCCGGGACCGATACCGCCGTTGAGTATATGGAGCTTTTCGGAAGCTTTCTGGGCTCGTATATAGGAGCCGGAGGTACGGATATTTTAAGCCCTTCTGTAATGGCCTATATAGCCTTCGCGGCAACTTTGCTGATCAATTTCCTCATACTCCTCAAGGGCGTATCGCGCGGAATAGAACGCTTTGCGAAGATTGCGCTTCCGGCGTTATTCATAATGGCGTTAATCCTTCTTGTAAGGGTCTTGACAATTAAAACGCCGAGCGGCAACGCCCTTCAGGGCTTGAATTTTCTATGGAATCCCGACTTCAGCGCACTAAGGAGTCCCGGAGTATGGGTTGCTGCCGCGGGACAGATATTCTTTACGCTCAGTCTGGGGTTCGGAGCAATCATTACCTATGCGTCTTATATAAGACCCGATCAGGATATTGCTCTCTCCGGACTGACGTCCGCTGCCCTTAACGAGACCGCGGAAGTCGTTTTGGGCGGCTCGATCGCAATTCCGGCGGCTGTGGCGTTTTTCGGGGTCGCGGGAGCCGTATCGATTGCGCAGTCCGGTGCTTTCAGCCTCGGCTTCGTGAGTCTTCCGGCGATTTTCACCAGTATGCCCGCAGGTCAATACCTCGGATTCCTCTGGTTTTTGCTTCTTTTCTTCGCGGGTCTTACGTCCTCGGTTGCCATAACCCAGCCCGTAATCGCTTTTTTCGAGGACGAATTCGGATTGAACAGGGTAAAATCGGTGCTCATTACCATGGGTATTATCATCATAAGCGTTCTGATGGTAATTTTCGTCAATGAAACCCTTGATGAGTGGGATTTCTGGGCGGGCACAATCGGGATCGTCATATTCGGTCTGCTGGAGATTCTGATATTTATGTGGGCGTTTGGCGGAGAGAACGCATGGGCTGAAATAAACCGTAAAGGAATAATAAGAGCGCCGAGAATATTTTATTACGTGCTCAGGTACATAACGCCTCTTTTTATGATGGTGCTGATCGGGTGGTGGGCCACCGAGCTCCTCCCGGGTGAGCTGGAAAAGTCGAGCTGGACTATCTGGCTTGCCAGAATCTACCTGATTGTGCTTTTTATTGTTTTAACGGTACTGGTTTACATCGCGGACAGGAGGAGGAAGTTAAAGAATAATGGAAGCTGACGCGCTTGTTTTTATGTTAACAGCATGGGGGTTCACGCTGGGTCTTCTGGCTTTCTGTGTAGTAATGCTGATTAGGAACCCGCAGATCGTTTCTGTTCTCACAAATAACGCAAATAATAAAGAAGCGGTCGGTGAGCCCGGGGCAAAAGAAGAGAAGAAGACCGAATAAATTTGCGGCTTCTAAAGCGGGGACGTTCACCGCACTCTTATTATCGCGAACACTTCTGCCCCGCCCTTCGTAAGCGCGCTTGTCCCCGTCTTGGCGCGTGTACTTGCCCCCTGATTTAATAAAGACTACTGCTTGTAAAACTCCTTCTCCCATTTCTTGTGTCTTACTTCCGCTTCCCTTATCAGAGGGGCAAAGGATGCCGCGTTGATAAGGAAGTTGTTCAAAAGACTGAACGGGAACATTACGGGGCGCACGAAATCCACGAAGAGCACGGCCCTGAATCCGTCCGTGTCGTTCCATACCTCGTGCTCGAAAGTGTCGTCGAATATTATGCTGTCCCCCTCATCCCAGTGAGTTATCGTATCCTCAATCCGGATCCGGCATTTTTCCTTCGGTTCGGGAACTATCAACCCCAGATGATAGCGCAGAACTCCGTTATAAGGGCCCTTGTGCGCCGGGATGTGTTTCTTGGGGGCGAGGATCGAAAAGAAAGCCGTCTTCATTCCGGGGATTTTTTTCAATAAACGTGTAGTTTCCGGGCATCTCTTGGAGTTTTCCTCACTCTCAAGCCCGTAACCGGCGAGAAAATAGGTTTTCCAGAGATTATCAGTGGTGATTGTCTTTACATCTTCCATGATGTCGTGAAAATTGGGGAGTTCGTCTTTACGCACCATTACCTGATCGAGTTCCTCGCGTATTTTCTTCCACTCGCTTTCAAGTCCAGCCACCCATGGGAATGTCGATTTCTCGTATAGAGAAATGTTGCCGTTTTTCGCGAAGCGGACATTTGTGGCTTCAACCAGCTTTATGAACAGCGACATCAAGCCCGGCATATACTCTTTGGTTTCATAATCGGGCTTGGGCATCTTGCCGTTGCCGTTTCCACCCTGAATGTTTGCAGAATCCTGTCTTTTCTCTTCCATTTGACGGTCCTTCCGTTGAAGATTTTATTTTAAGTTGTTTTCTTGCGGACTAGCCTTTCTGATCTTTATTATATCTTCTAATTGGTGAATTAAAAACAGTAATAGGGCCGCGCTGGTAAACCCGAGCACCCAGGGATATCCTCCCACAATCGCGACCACGAGAAATCCGAGTGAATAAAAGTTCCTTCTGGCCATGGGGCGCACAAATTTGATGAGCCTCCGAATAGTCGAGCTGTTTTTCTCTTCAACCAATTTATCGACCTCGAAATAAGCTACCAGACTGCCCGAATCCGTATACCTCGCGAGGAAGTAAAATGACCAGATTACGAAGAAAATGAAAACGGAGATATTGAAAGCGCCCAGTATTATGGCAACAGGATTCTTTGAGATAAGGTAATACCCTATCGGGACACCGAGTAAAAAGGAAAGCACGGTAACCTGATCGGAAATAGTATCAACCCACTGGCCTTTTTTTGTCTCCATGAGCTTGACTCGCGCTACCTCCCCGTCGCAGCGGTCGAGTATAGTTGCGGCCTGCATGCAGAGAGCGCCTACAACCGGATAGCCGATTGCATAAAAGACGCCGCAGAGCACGCCTATAACATTTATTAAAATGCTTATCATATTGGGCGTAAGGGGAGTTTTTACCAGGAGCCTGCTGGTGGGCAATGAGATTTTGCTGTTTACGCTTCTTGAAATCCAGCCTGTGGCGGTCTTGCCCACATGGGCAAATATCATGTTTTCCGCTTTTTTGACGGATTCTTTTTCAGACGAGAGCCTCATCCAGTAGGTGTCGGAGAACTCCTTGTATTTTACTTTATCTCTTCCGATAAGCTCCTGAACGAAGGTTTTAATGGACATCGAATCCATAATGGATTTTTCGAGGAGCTTCCCGGAGGCTATGAACGCTCCTACCGCCCTGCCGCCTGTTGAGAATAGGTCTGCAACATCGTCGCCGCCACCGGTTTTTACCCAGGCGTCCCGTGACGTATCAACGAGCACAAGGATCTCGCCCGGTTTTGTCGCGGAATCCATGAAATTCGACAACGCCCCGGGGGTTGTTACCAGGTTCGATTGAATTATCAGGCAAGGGGAAGAGCCGAGCTCTGTTTCCGTTCCAAGAGAGCGCCAGCTTATGTCGCTCTCTATACGCTTGTCGCCTGAGAGGAGTTCTTTTAAAGGGGAATCCTTTTTTTCGGTTATTATCGTGAAATTTTTGATGCCCGCCCTCTGAGCGGTTATAACGAGACGTTTAATCTGGGGCAGAGACCCGAATACGGTCTCTCCGTGGTTGCTTAATTTTTCTTCTTCTATACCCGTACCGGCGGCTACAAGTATTGCATGGTCCATTTTGTCAACTAGTTTCTACAACTCTTAGGACCCGTTCCTGATAGGATTTCTTTATGAATTTATTCGAATTGAATCTTGCCCTGAAAAGATCGCTCGGATAATCCACGTCCATCCAGAATAAATCATCTATATCGAGTGATTTCACTTTATAACCTTTCTTAATAAGTCTGTGAATCGCGGAAATATACCATTTATTCTCAGCCCCTACCGTACGCATCTCTTCCTCGATAGCTCTTTTCATAAGTTCAACCCCGGTGTCCCTGAACACCCTGACGCCTACGGACTCGGCGGATGCCCTGTTGTTTAAAGTTTTGCTGATATCTACAATCTTTGTTTCCTTGATTACAACCTTCATATCTTCATCTTCATAGCTCGATTTTTTCTTGATGGGGAGGCAGATTTTCTCATCCCTCATCATGAGTGCCTGCTCAAGCACTTCTATTTCGAATACGTCATCTCCGTTCATAACCACCATATCGTCATCCATCTCGCCTCTCGCTATCCAGAGTGAAATTAAGCTGTTTGTGGTCTGATAAAACGGATTGTAGAGCGTTTTAATTCTCATTCCGAGGCCGTCGTAATTTCTGAGAAAATTTTCGACCTTTTCAAAACCGAAACCGACTACTATTACAACTTCGTCTATCCCGCAATCACGGATATGGTTTATCTGATGCTCAAGTATGGTTTCTCCGCCTATATCCAGTAAACATTTGGGAATATACTTGGTGTAGGGATAAAGCCTCTTACCTCTTCCGGCTGCAAGTATTACAGCTTTCATAATATGTTCTCCACTTCAGAAGGTTATGTTTGATGTTTTACTTGCAAGATGCAATTTAGAACAAAGCGTGGAATACGAAAAGCGTATCCCCTCCTCCTTTAATATAGCTAACAGTTATAACCTCCATAATAGCTTATGTCAATATTTTTGATGTAATTTCTGACCTTAAGCTTCTGAATTTAACAAATTTCCTAAAATAATATTTACACAGCCGGCTCCGCTCAGCCTGACATAGTCTTAAAGGGCAGGGGTGAGTACGAAAAATAAATTCCGCAGCCCCCGCCCGAAGTCTTTGCCCGGGAGGAGGCTCAGTTTTTTGCAACCTGCAATTTTTTCGGTTCGGGCTTTATTTCGGTAATATTGTTGGCGGCGTCGACATATACCAGTTTCGGTACGTGTGCCTTGCATTCGTTTTCATTATAAGACGCGAAGCTCGCGATAATCAGACAGTCCCCTTCTTTCGCGAGGTGCGCAGCCGCTCCGTTGACACATATTTCGTTCGCGCCGCGTTTGCCTTCGATAACATAGGTTACGAACCTGTGGCCGTTGGTGATGTTGAATATGTGCACCTGCTCGTAATGGAAGAAATCGGCGGCGTCCATTAAATTCCTGTCTATCGTTATACTGCCCTCATACTCGAGGTCGGCCTCGGTAACCGTCGCCCTGTGTATCTTTGACTTAAGCAATGTTCTGCGCATGACTAAGCTCCTTTTCAGATTATATACTTTAAAGCACTATATTATCAATGAGTCTGGCGCCGCCTATGCGTACGGCCAAAGCCGCCACATCGCCGGGCGAGGCTGACTTTTTATCTTCGAGTGTTTTGCCGTCCCTGATCTCGAAATAATCAATTTCGTCAACGGAGGCCCTGTGAAGCACCCTGTAACCCGATTCAATCAGGTCCGTCGTATTTCTCTCACCTTTTTCAAACCTTTCTTTGATCTCAAAAAGCGCTCGTGATAAATACAACGCCTTTTCTCTTTCTTCGGCGCTGAGATATGAATTCCTCGAGCTCATCGCAAGCCCTGACGGCTCCCTCACGATGGGCATTCCTATTATTTCAACTTCAAGGCTCAGGTCTCTTACCATTTTTTTTATGATCTGGAGCTGCTGATAGTCCTTTTGTCCGAATATGGCTATATGCGGTTTTACGATATTGAAAAGCTTCAATACCACCGTTGCCACGCCTCTGAAATGACCGGGTCTGAATCTTCCGCAAAGAGGGCTCCCCAGCCCGGTCACCTCAACGCAGGTGTCGAATCCGGGCGGATAAATATCCTCGACTTCGGGGAAGAAAGCGGCGTCGACCCCGGCCTCGTTCATTTTTTTCTTGTCCCCGTCAATATCTCTTCTGTAGCTTTTGTAATCCTCGTCCGGACCGAACTGTGTCGGGTTAACAAATACGCTTGCAATTAATATGTTTCCCCTCTTCCTGCCCTCCCTCATCAAGTTCAGGTGCCCTTCATGGAGCGCCCCCATCGTCGGGACGAACGAAATGACCTTCCCCTCCCTCCTGATGCAGGTTGAAAAGGCCTGCATCTCCTTTACGCTCTTTATTAGCTTCATGGTTTTCATCTCAGTCATAGGAATTTTCCTCGGACGGGAACGCGCCGCTTCTCACTTCATCGATGAATTCCCGTGTCGAGCTCAGAACTACTTCCCTCAGATTTGAATAACGCTTTACGAATTTCGGAACCGGTTCAGGGGAAAGCCCGAGTAAATCGTTTATTACAAGCACCTGACCGTCACAGCCGGGACCCGCGCCGATGCCGATCGTGGGTATGCCTATTGAACCCGTAATTTCTTTTGCCAGAGATTGCGGGATACTTTCAAGCACCAGCG
This is a stretch of genomic DNA from Deltaproteobacteria bacterium. It encodes these proteins:
- the panC gene encoding pantoate--beta-alanine ligase, producing MKLIKSVKEMQAFSTCIRREGKVISFVPTMGALHEGHLNLMREGRKRGNILIASVFVNPTQFGPDEDYKSYRRDIDGDKKKMNEAGVDAAFFPEVEDIYPPGFDTCVEVTGLGSPLCGRFRPGHFRGVATVVLKLFNIVKPHIAIFGQKDYQQLQIIKKMVRDLSLEVEIIGMPIVREPSGLAMSSRNSYLSAEEREKALYLSRALFEIKERFEKGERNTTDLIESGYRVLHRASVDEIDYFEIRDGKTLEDKKSASPGDVAALAVRIGGARLIDNIVL